DNA from Algisphaera agarilytica:
CTCGCCTTCCCCGAAACCAACGGCCACGTCAGCAGCGCCGCCCTGCGTGTGGTCACACACAGCGCACCGTTGGAGTAGGTATGCAAATAAGCGACGCGTGGCGTCACAGCTATAGGCACAACCAACTCACAAGCGTTTAGCCGGCGATCAAAGATCGCCGCTCGCCTTGCCCCGCAACTCAATACCGCGGCACACCCGCGTCGATATCCCGCGACCACAAGTCGATCCCCCCCGCCATCGACTTGACGTCCTGAAACCCCTGCTGCCGCAGGAACGCGGCCACCCGCATCGAGCGTACCCCGTGGTGGCACATCACCACGATCTTCTCCTGAGCCCGGGGTTCCAACTCGCTCAGCCGCGAGGGGATCTCGCCCATCGGCACGACCACCGCGCCATCGACCGCCGCCGCCGCGATCTCCCGCGGCTCGCGCACGTCCAGCAGCACGAAGTCTTCGCCCGCCTCACGCAGTGTCTTCACCGCACGCGGGGTCACTTCCCAATCGGGTTGGAGGGTGTAGCCGTCGGGCAGGCCTTGGCTGTCGAGGGGGCGCTCGGCCATCCGATTCAGTCCGCTTGGGCGTCGTCGCCGTCGTCTGCAGACGACTCACCCGCCGCGTCGGCGAGCTCGATCCTGCTGTAGGGATCGAGGTTGCACACCACGATCTCGCCGTCGTCTTTCTTGAGGATCAGCCGGTCCAGCCAGAGCTTGTCGTCTTTGGAGTGGGCATACCACGAGCCGGTCTTGCGCTGCTCCAGGCTCTCGATGACGCCGGTGACCGACGCGGTCCAGCCCTTGAGTTGCACCTGCTGGGTCACGGTCACCCGCATGCCCGGGGCGAGTTCGGGCAGCGTGT
Protein-coding regions in this window:
- a CDS encoding rhodanese-like domain-containing protein, translated to MAERPLDSQGLPDGYTLQPDWEVTPRAVKTLREAGEDFVLLDVREPREIAAAAVDGAVVVPMGEIPSRLSELEPRAQEKIVVMCHHGVRSMRVAAFLRQQGFQDVKSMAGGIDLWSRDIDAGVPRY